The following proteins are encoded in a genomic region of Spirosoma sp. SC4-14:
- a CDS encoding dienelactone hydrolase family protein, translating to MVHNPNNIRTAGKPLEEASKVMIMVHGRGGSASDILSLSTHIEDPDFAFIAPQAQSNTWYPYSFLRPMQENEPYLSSALEVLASVRARLQSDFNFKLPQIYWLGFSQGACLLLEYIARNPADYGGVFGLSGGLIGPPNTPRNYAGSFDHTPIFLGCSDRDAHVPKERVLESESLFRQMGADVTAKLYPNFPHTINEDELKIVNLLIAGSK from the coding sequence ATGGTTCACAATCCGAATAATATCAGAACTGCCGGAAAACCGCTCGAAGAAGCTTCTAAGGTAATGATTATGGTTCACGGACGGGGCGGCTCGGCCAGCGATATACTGTCGTTATCAACTCATATTGAGGACCCAGATTTCGCTTTTATTGCTCCACAGGCCCAGAGCAACACATGGTATCCGTATTCATTTTTACGGCCTATGCAGGAAAATGAACCTTATTTATCATCAGCTTTAGAGGTATTGGCGAGCGTACGGGCACGCTTGCAATCTGACTTTAATTTTAAACTTCCGCAGATCTACTGGCTTGGTTTTTCGCAGGGAGCTTGTTTGTTACTGGAGTATATCGCCCGCAATCCAGCCGACTATGGTGGTGTTTTTGGCTTAAGCGGTGGGCTGATCGGACCACCCAATACACCTCGTAACTATGCCGGTTCGTTTGATCATACACCTATTTTTTTAGGCTGTAGCGACCGGGATGCACATGTTCCTAAAGAGCGAGTTCTTGAATCTGAGAGCTTATTTCGGCAAATGGGTGCTGATGTCACAGCCAAATTGTATCCAAATTTTCCGCATACAATTAACGAAGATGAACTAAAGATTGTTAATTTGCTGATAGCCGGTAGTAAATAG